A window of the Cicer arietinum cultivar CDC Frontier isolate Library 1 chromosome 6, Cicar.CDCFrontier_v2.0, whole genome shotgun sequence genome harbors these coding sequences:
- the LOC101509853 gene encoding uncharacterized protein, with the protein MLCTSSSSSSSHSLFARHSFLPIKGFPRPSILSLRPFPTHFRIPNSHINPSNNKLSILCFRHEEHHSSETPKPEIIDHFLHEDLVQFESEDPNVTKRDWKSILPKASNEVVNGIGNRWVVPWTAMTILQVMLLWTSAFWFIGSWMIPFAAHITGFSKDSLTFRGQALFSLVTDVTEGLAGIAILVRCLSRFRPLPPDWFKFSLKGKWQLDVIMGCLMFPLVNRLSQFNLDLLPILPSTQITLSSVEQSIKARDPVAMLLYAIVVSVCAPVWEEIVFRGFLLPSLTKYMPVWCAILVSSVAFALAHFNIQRMLPLIFLGMVMGVIFTRSRNLLPSMLLHSLWNGFVFLDLMK; encoded by the exons ATGTTGTGTacctcttcttcatcttcttcttctcacTCTCTTTTTGCTCGTCACTCCTTTcttccaattaagggttttccTCGACCCTCAATTCTCTCACTTCGTCCTTTTCCTACTCATTTTCGGATCCCCAATTCTCATATCAATCCTTCAAACAAC AAATTGAGTATTCTGTGCTTTAGACATGAAGAGCATCATTCTTCAGAAACGCCCAAACCTGAAATTATAGACCACTTTCTTCATGAGGATTTGGTGCAATTTGAATCCGAGGACCCCAATGTCACCAAAAGAGACTGGAAGTCAATCCTTCCAAAG GCTTCAAATGAAGTAGTCAATGGAATTGGAAATCGATGGGTTGTACCATGGACTGCAATGACCATATTACAA GTTATGCTTCTTTGGACGTCGGCGTTTTGGTTTATAGGATCTTGGATGATTCCTTTTGCAGCCCATATAACTGGCTTTAGCAAGGATTCTTTGACATTTAGAGGACAGGCACTATTTAGCCTTGTCACCGATGTAACCGAAGGACTAGCTGGAATTGCAATCCTTGTTCGTTGTCTTTCTCGATTCCGCCCCCTTCCACCTGACTGGTTCAAGTTTAGTCTGAAAGGGAAATGGCAATTAGATGTCATCATGGGATGTCTCATGTTTCCTCTCGTGAATCGGCTCTCTCAGTTCAACCTTGACCTACTACCTATCTTGCCGTCTACACAGATCACCCTTTCGAGCGTTGAACAATCGATAAAAGCAAGGGATCCTGTGGCAATGTTGTTGTATGCAATTGTAGTATCGGTCTGTGCTCCTGTGTGGGAGGAAATAGTTTTCCGTGGTTTCCTACTCCCGTCTCTTACCAAATACATGCCCGTGTGGTGTGCAATACTGGTGAGTTCAGTTGCGTTTGCGCTTGCGCATTTTAATATACAGAGGATGTTGCCACTTATATTTCTTGGGATGGTGATGGGTGTGATATTTACGCGGTCAAGGAATTTATTGCCATCAATGCTATTGCATAGTCTTTGGAATGGCTTTGTGTTTTTAGACTTGAtgaaataa
- the LOC101510168 gene encoding uncharacterized protein, which translates to MEQKSFLLSALSVGVGVGVGIGLASGQSVSKWGPNYSFPSNAVTADKFEHEMLRQVVDGRESNVTFDKFPYYLRHQTRVLLTSAAYVHLKHAEVSKYTRNLAPASRTILLSGPAELYQQMLAKALAHYFEAKLLLLDLTDFSLKIQSKYGSGNKEYSFKRSTSESTLEKLSDLFGSFSIFPQREEPKGKMHRQSSGMDLQSMGGEASCNPPKLRRNASSSSNISGLTLQSNSTNSAPLKRTSSWSFDEKLLIQSLYKVLLSVSKRDPIVLYLRDVDRLLCRSQQIYNMFQKMLKKLSGPILILGSRVLDSGKEFEEIDEKLTLLFPYDIEIRPPEDESRLVSWKSQLEEDMKMIQVQDNKNHITEVLAANDLDCDDLDSICVADTMVLSNYIEEIIVSALSHHLMKNKDLEYRNGKLIISCNSLSHALNIFQKKEKFCGKDTSKSEDQALKSETPSVGETVVKPAVKAENAAPEKKAEAAVSTSVAKTGVEKSVPPSKASEASPDNEFEKRIRPEVIPANEIDVTFSDIGALEETKESLQELVMLPLRRPDLFTGGLLKPCRGILLFGPPGTGKTMLAKAIAKEAGASFINVSMSTITSKWFGEDEKNVRALFTLAAKVSPTIIFVDEVDSMLGQRTRVGEHEAMRKIKNEFMSHWDGLMTKQGERILVLAATNRPFDLDEAIIRRFERRIMIGLPSVENREKILRTLLAKEKVDKEIDFKELATMTEGYTGSDLKNFCTTAAYRPVRELIQQERLKDLDKKQKATKEHNKDIQDRQEEQSMVGNTQGAKEKLQHERVITLRPLNMQDFKEAKNQVAASFAVEGAGMSELMQWNELYGEGGSRKQKQLSYFL; encoded by the exons atGGAACAGAAAAGCTTTCTGTTATCAGCGCTGAGTGTTGGGGTTGGAGTTGGAGTTGGAATTGGTTTAGCTTCTGGACAATCCGTTTCTAAATGGGGACCTAATTATTCTTTCCCATCAAACGCCGTTACTGCTGATAAATTTGAGCATGAAATGCTCCGTCAAGTTGTTGACGGTAGAGAAAGCAACGTTACTTTCGATAAATTCCCTTATTATCTAAGGCAT CAAACGAGGGTTTTGTTGACAAGTGCTGCTTATGTTCATTTAAAGCATGCTGAAGTTTCTAAATATACGCGTAATCTTGCTCCTGCTAGTAGAACTATTCTCCTCTCAGGCCCTGCAG AACTTTACCAACAAATGCTTGCTAAAGCTTTAGCTCATTACTTTGAGGCCAAGTTGCTTCTCTTGGATTTAACTGACTTTTCATTGAAG ATTCAGAGTAAATATGGTTCTGGCAACAAAGAATAT TCTTTCAAAAGATCCACATCAGAGTCAACTTTGGAGAAGCTATCTGACCTATTTGGCTCATTTTCAATCTTTCCACAAAGGGAGGAACCTAAAG GAAAAATGCACAGGCAAAGCAGTGGAATGGACCTACAATCAAT GGGGGGTGAAGCATCTTGTAATCCTCCAAAGCTCCGTAGGAATGCTTCTTCCTCTTCAAATATTAGTGGCCTTACTTTGCAAAGCAATTCTACAAATTCAG CTCCTTTGAAGCGCACTTCCAGCTGGTCTTTTGATGAAAAACTACTTATACAGTCTCTTTACAAG GTTCTGCTTTCTGTGTCAAAAAGAGATCCGATAGTGCTATATCTGAGGGATGTTGATAGATTATTATGTAGATCACAACAGATATATAACATGTTCCAAAAAATGTTGAAGAAACTTTCCGGGCCGATTCTGATTCTTGGTTCACGAGTTCTAGATTCTGGTAAGGAATTTGAAGAGATCGATGAGAAACTTACTTTGCTCTTCCCGTACGATATAGAAATCAGACCTCCAGAAGACGAATCACGTCTTGTCAGCTGGAAGTCTCAATTGGAAGAGGATATGAAGATGATTCAAGTTCAGGATAACAAGAATCACATCACGGAAGTGCTTGCAGCCAATGATCTTGATTGCGATGACTTGGATTCCATCTGTGTGGCAGACACAATGGTTCTCAGTAACTATATAGAAGAGATTATTGTGTCAGCATTATCTCACCATTTGATGAAAAACAAAGATCTTGAATACAGAAATGGGAAGCTAATTATTTCTTGCAATAG TTTGTCGCATGCATTGAATATATTccaaaagaaggaaaaattcTGTGGAAAAGATACATCAAAGTCAGAAGATCAAGCTCTAAAGTCTGAG ACTCCAAGTGTTGGAGAGACTGTTGTGAAACCAGCAGTGAAGGCTGAAAATGCTGCTCCTGAAAAAAAGGCTGAAGCAGCAGTATCAACTTCAGTTGCAAAGACAGGCGTTGAAAAATCGGTTCCACCATCAAAAGCTTCT GAAGCTTCTCCTGACAATGAATTTGAGAAGCGAATAAGGCCTGAAGTTATACCAGCAAATGAGATTGATGTCACCTTCTCTGATATTGGTGCCTTAGAAGAGACAAAAGAATCTCTTCAAGAACTAGTAATGCTTCCTCTTCGAAGGCCAGATCTTTTCACCGGAGGACTTCTAAAGCCATGCAGAGGAATATTGTTATTTGGGCCTCCTGGCACTGGGAAAACAATGCTCGCAAAAGCCATTGCAAAGGAAGCTGGAGCAAGTTTCATTAATGTGTCCATGTCTACCATCACTTCTAAATGGTTTGGTGAAGATGAGAAGAATGTTCGCGCTTTATTCACGCTTGCAGCCAAAGTCTCCCCAACCATTATATTTGTTGATGAGGTCGATAGCATGCTGGGGCAAAGAACGAGAGTCGGGGAGCATGAAGCTATGCGGAAAATAAAGAATGAATTTATGTCACATTGGGACGGACTCATGACAAAACAAGGAGAGCGCATCCTTGTTCTTGCAGCAACCAATAGGCCATTTGATCTGGATGAAGCTATTATAAGGCGATTTGAAAGGAG AATCATGATAGGACTACCATCTGTTGAGAATAGGGAAAAGATATTAAGGACTCTTTTGGCAAAGGAGAAGGTGGACaaggaaatcgattttaagGAACTTGCCACCATGACAGAAGGATATACCGGAAGTGATCTTAAG AACTTCTGCACAACTGCTGCTTATCGGCCAGTTAGAGAGTTGATTCAGCAAGAGAGATTAAAGGATCTG GATAAGAAACAGAAAGCTACCAAGGAACATAACAAAGATATCCAAGACAGACAAGAAGAACAATCTATGGTAGGGAATACCCAAGGAGCAAAAGAGAAACTTCAACACGAAAGAGTCATTACTCTTAGGCCATTGAATATGCAGGATTTCAAAGAGGCCAAGAATCAG GTTGCTGCAAGCTTTGCAGTTGAGGGAGCTGGAATGAGTGAGTTAATGCAGTGGAATGAATTATACGGAGAAGGCGGTTCTAGGAAGCAAAAGCAGTTGTCATACTTCCTGTGA
- the LOC101510492 gene encoding reticulon-like protein B2, with protein sequence MAEHHEHDESKGESLLDKISGKIHDHDSSSSSDSDNEKKNPSPSTLKSKVFRLFGREKPLHNVLGGGKPADVFLWRNKKISATVLGVATASWILFELLEYHLLTLVCHLAILALAVLFLWSNASTFINKAPPKIPQVHIPEEPVLQIAAALRIEINRVFAVLRDIASGKDLKKFLSVIAGLWVLSIVGSWANFLTLFYIAFVLLHTVPVLYEKYEDRVDSFGEKALAEFKKQYAVFDAKVLSKIPKGALKNKKKD encoded by the exons ATGGCAGAGCATCACGAACACGACGAATCAAAGGGTGAATCTTTGTTAGACAAGATTTCAGGGAAAATCCACGACCACGATTCTTCGTCTTCATCGGATTCCGATAACGAGAAAAAGAATCCATCCCCTTCTACTCTCAAGTCAAAGGTTTTCAGGCTTTTCGGAAGGGAAAAACCACTTCACAATGTTCTTGGTGGAGGAAAAC CTGCTGATGTTTTTTTATGGAGAAATAAGAAGATATCAGCAACGGTGCTTGGAGTGGCCACAGCTTCATGGATTCTGTTTGAATTACTTGAATACCATCTCTTGACTTTGGTTTGCCACTTAGCGATACTTGCTCTGGCTGTATTGTTCTTATGGTCAAATGCATCCACTTTCATCAACAA GGCACCACCAAAGATCCCACAAGTGCACATTCCTGAGGAACCTGTTTTACAGATTGCCGCTGCTCTTAGAATTGAGATCAACCGGGTTTTTGCTGTATTAAGGGATATTGCTTCTGGAAAGGATCTCAAAAAGTTTCTCTCG GTGATTGCTGGATTATGGGTTTTGTCTATTGTTGGTAGTTGGGCCAACTTCTTGACATTGTTCTACATAG CTTTTGTTTTGCTTCACACTGTACCTGTGCTTTATGAGAAATATGAAGATCGTGTGGACTCTTTTGGTGAGAAGGCACTTGCTGAGTTCAAGAAGCAGTACGCGGTGTTTGATGCAAAGGTTTTGAGCAAGATTCCCAAAGGAGctttgaaaaacaaaaagaaagattAA
- the LOC101510821 gene encoding probable membrane-associated kinase regulator 2 codes for MEALKYWKPTQTPPILPSPATPTPEHHTHYVETTTDDDDQDQDEDEEEEEEEGSFFDLELTLPQQQRDDADNDSEFGFTLSPSPNDQTTDPNLLHLELHSSEPNSKPHFTASFFKSATKFRVFMLGLNKSNPNVLNHNSNSSHSNAQNLNQKQESDSQKKKKLFTVKFKVDEVPILSLFTRDNISKAKTHNQNNKVSEKDNKEHNTEESQLESPSSSSSSSSSDDKLSFSKEVMQKYFKKVKPLYVRVSRKYAEKLKFSAQLNSPAPEKAQADVVTSENGGNNNVKGQKQGTLPLPAGLRVVCKQLGKSRSASSSVPSTEEATVSSRRRDDSLVQQHDGIQSAILHCKSSFNASKECESSELQVSESVSDPLHIES; via the exons ATGGAAGCTCTCAAATACTGGAAACCCACTCAAACACCTCCCATACTTCCCTCCCCTGCTACACCAACACCAGAACACCACACCCACTACGTTGAAACCACCACTGATGATGACGATCAAGAtcaagatgaagatgaagaagaagaagaagaagaaggctCTTTCTTTGACCTAGAGTTAACTCTACCCCAACAACAACGAGATGATGCTGACAATGACTCAGAGTTTGGTTTCACGCTTTCCCCTTCACCCAATGACCAAACCACCGACCCTAACCTCCTGCACTTGGAGCTTCATTCCTCCGAACCTAACTCCAAGCCTCACTTCACCGCTTCATTCTTCAAATCCGCCACCAAATTCCGTGTTTTCATGTTAGGTCTCAACAAATCCAACCCTAACGTTCTTAACCATAATTCCAACTCCTCTCACTCCAACGCTCAAAATCTTAACCAAAAACAAGAATCAGATTCgcagaaaaagaagaagctaTTCACTGTCAAATTCAAGGTAGATGAAGTTCCTATTCTCTCCTTGTTCACCAGAGATAACATATCCAAAGCAAAAActcataatcaaaataataaagtcTCTGAAAAGGACAACAAAGAACACAACACTGAGGAATCACAGTTAGAGtcaccttcttcttcttcttcatcttcttcttctgatGACAAATTAAGCTTCTCAAAGGAAGTAATGCAAAAGTATTTCAAAAAGGTTAAGCCTCTCTACGTAAGAGTTTCTCGAAAGTACGCCGAGAAATTAAAGTTTTCTGCTCAGCTCAACTCGCCGGCGCCGGAGAAGGCTCAGGCGGACGTGGTTACTAGTGAAAATGGGGGAAACAACAATGTAAAAGGTCAGAAACAGGGGACTCTGCCTCTGCCTGCAGGGTTGCGAGTTGTGTGCAAGCAGTTGGGGAAAAGCCGTTCGGCGTCTTCGTCGGTGCCGTCGACGGAGGAAGCGACAGTTTCTTCAAGGCGGCGAGATGATTCGCTGGTGCAACAACATGATGGGATTCAGAGTGCGATTTTGCATTGTAAGAGCTCCTTCAATGCTTCTAAag AATGCGAGTCTTCTGAGTTACAAGTATCTGAATCTGTGAGTGATCCATTGCATATTGAATCGTGA